The proteins below come from a single Burkholderia sp. FERM BP-3421 genomic window:
- a CDS encoding fatty acid desaturase has protein sequence MNPLPSFSNDADKVAYVRQQVNAASDALRRRYPLLDNQDLIGAVVMALCVAALLANAWLYGAGRIAWYVALPAAAFLTSLIHELEHDLIHAMYFRTTPWAYHLMMALCWLARPGTINPWTRRRMHLHHHKVSGGDSDLEEYGITNGERWSLKRLLMIADGMLAVALRPNRMRRKVRQYVAAQPARNPASRRQLRIEQVGAYLPLGHVYYMLWHAFILYHAGGFALRALGYATPAPHALQAAMQVVDFLAVIWLGPNFVRSFCINFISSNMHYFGDIDPRNVIQQTQVLNPWWLAPLQLFCFNFGSTRAIHHFVVRDPFYIRQLTARRAHAALRAVSVRFNDFGTFRRANRRHAARTAS, from the coding sequence ATGAACCCCCTTCCGTCCTTCAGCAACGACGCGGACAAAGTCGCGTACGTCCGCCAGCAGGTCAACGCCGCGAGCGATGCGCTGCGCCGGCGCTATCCGCTGCTCGACAACCAGGATCTGATCGGCGCCGTCGTGATGGCGCTGTGCGTGGCCGCGCTGCTCGCGAACGCCTGGCTGTACGGCGCCGGACGCATCGCCTGGTATGTGGCGCTGCCGGCGGCCGCCTTCTTGACCTCGCTGATTCACGAACTCGAGCACGACCTGATCCACGCCATGTATTTCCGCACGACGCCGTGGGCCTATCACCTGATGATGGCGCTGTGCTGGCTCGCCCGGCCCGGCACGATCAACCCGTGGACGCGCCGCCGCATGCACCTGCACCATCACAAGGTGTCGGGCGGCGATTCCGATCTGGAGGAATACGGGATCACGAACGGCGAACGCTGGAGCCTGAAGCGGCTCCTGATGATCGCCGACGGCATGCTCGCGGTCGCGCTCAGGCCCAACAGGATGCGCCGCAAGGTCCGTCAATACGTCGCCGCGCAGCCCGCCCGGAACCCCGCCTCGCGCCGGCAACTGCGCATCGAGCAAGTCGGCGCCTACCTGCCGCTGGGGCATGTGTACTACATGCTGTGGCACGCGTTCATCCTCTACCACGCGGGCGGCTTCGCGCTGCGCGCGCTCGGTTACGCGACGCCGGCCCCGCACGCGCTGCAGGCCGCGATGCAGGTCGTGGATTTTCTCGCGGTCATCTGGCTCGGGCCGAATTTCGTGCGCAGCTTCTGCATCAACTTCATCAGCTCGAACATGCATTACTTCGGCGACATCGACCCGCGCAACGTGATCCAGCAGACCCAGGTGCTGAATCCGTGGTGGCTCGCGCCGCTGCAGCTGTTCTGCTTCAACTTCGGCAGCACCCGCGCGATCCATCATTTCGTCGTGCGGGATCCGTTCTACATCCGCCAGCTGACCGCGCGACGCGCGCATGCGGCGCTGCGCGCGGTCAGCGTACGCTTCAACGACTTCGGCACCTTCCGCCGCGCGAACCGCCGGCACGCGGCCCGCACGGCGTCCTGA
- a CDS encoding GNAT family N-acetyltransferase, giving the protein MPTLSDSHVLFSICSVSAADVAPLRGRILLAGELDSARFRGDDDASTLHLAVRRADVIVAVATICREPLPGSNDSAAWRLRGVAVEPAVQRHGFGKVLMKLCLDHAERQSGRLVWCTARESARGFYESLGFASARAPFTLPSRGDALFYEMHYVLPGTPVVDAE; this is encoded by the coding sequence ATGCCAACCCTGTCCGATTCCCACGTGTTGTTCTCGATCTGCTCCGTTTCAGCCGCCGATGTCGCGCCGTTACGCGGCAGGATCCTGCTCGCGGGCGAACTCGACTCCGCGCGCTTTCGCGGCGATGACGATGCATCGACGCTGCATCTCGCGGTGCGTCGCGCCGACGTGATCGTGGCGGTTGCGACGATCTGCCGCGAACCGCTGCCCGGTTCGAACGACAGCGCGGCATGGCGCCTGCGCGGCGTCGCGGTCGAACCCGCGGTGCAGCGGCACGGCTTCGGCAAGGTATTGATGAAGCTCTGCCTCGACCACGCCGAACGCCAGTCCGGCCGGCTCGTGTGGTGCACCGCGCGCGAATCGGCGCGCGGCTTCTACGAGTCGCTCGGCTTCGCGTCCGCGCGGGCACCATTTACGCTGCCCTCGCGCGGCGACGCGCTGTTCTACGAGATGCACTACGTGCTGCCGGGCACGCCCGTGGTCGACGCGGAATGA
- a CDS encoding dicarboxylate/amino acid:cation symporter — translation MNPTNRGFSLPLQMIAGLVLGIVCGLYAPGVSAKLGFITTLFGHAIKMVVLPLILMSVTIGTFRAGISRGHLGRTALLSLVFFLVMTLVASALGLGLNLLFRPGVGASLAHTASLPSNLAGDIDWLKFVTDLIPANIVGALAAGNSLPVLVFGVLLGSALAAVEDRAGPLIAVCESFLAALFKLTEWVVAFSPLAIFAALAFLLSSKGMSALTPLLKLLGIAYLGMAILAVLLTLIVKLAGQSPFAVLRQVGAPLILGFTTRSSEITFPLHLKKLTEMGVPSSVASTILPLSYIFNRDGAVLYTALAVGYLADAYHLTWSWPLLLTIAVLTIITIDGAANVPSGAIVAITVILSAIGLPAEAVLLILGIDAFFDMGRTALNVYASTVATTVAMRISGETYDGERGRPAVDGFATARNRV, via the coding sequence ATGAATCCGACTAATCGAGGTTTTTCGCTTCCGCTTCAAATGATCGCGGGCCTCGTGCTCGGCATCGTCTGCGGTCTCTATGCGCCCGGCGTGAGCGCGAAGCTCGGTTTCATCACGACCCTTTTCGGGCATGCGATCAAGATGGTCGTGCTGCCGCTGATCCTGATGTCGGTGACGATCGGCACCTTCCGCGCCGGTATCTCGCGCGGCCACCTCGGCCGGACCGCACTGCTCAGCCTCGTTTTCTTCCTCGTGATGACGCTCGTCGCGAGCGCGCTCGGGCTCGGGCTCAACCTGCTGTTCCGGCCCGGCGTCGGCGCGAGCCTCGCGCATACGGCATCGCTGCCGTCGAATCTCGCGGGCGATATCGACTGGTTGAAATTCGTCACCGACCTGATTCCGGCGAACATCGTCGGCGCGCTGGCCGCCGGCAATTCGCTGCCGGTGCTGGTATTCGGCGTGCTGCTCGGCTCCGCGCTGGCGGCGGTCGAGGATCGCGCGGGCCCGCTGATCGCGGTGTGCGAATCGTTCCTGGCGGCGCTCTTCAAGCTGACCGAGTGGGTGGTCGCGTTCTCGCCGCTGGCGATCTTCGCGGCGCTCGCCTTCCTGCTGTCGTCGAAGGGCATGTCCGCGCTGACGCCGCTGCTCAAGCTGCTCGGCATCGCCTACCTCGGGATGGCGATCCTCGCCGTGCTGCTGACGCTGATCGTCAAGCTCGCGGGCCAGTCGCCGTTCGCCGTGCTGCGCCAGGTCGGCGCGCCGCTGATCCTCGGCTTCACCACGCGCTCGTCCGAGATCACGTTCCCGCTGCATCTGAAGAAGCTGACCGAGATGGGCGTGCCGTCCTCGGTCGCGTCGACGATCCTGCCGCTGTCCTACATCTTCAATCGCGACGGCGCGGTGCTTTACACGGCGCTCGCGGTCGGCTATCTCGCGGACGCGTATCACCTGACCTGGAGCTGGCCGCTGTTGCTGACCATCGCGGTGCTCACGATCATCACGATCGACGGCGCGGCCAACGTGCCGTCGGGCGCGATCGTCGCGATCACGGTGATCCTGTCGGCGATCGGCCTGCCCGCCGAGGCGGTCCTGCTGATCCTCGGCATCGATGCATTCTTCGACATGGGCCGCACCGCGCTCAACGTGTATGCGAGCACGGTGGCGACCACGGTGGCGATGCGGATTTCCGGCGAGACGTATGACGGCGAGCGGGGGCGACCGGCGGTTGACGGTTTCGCCACCGCGCGCAATCGGGTGTGA
- a CDS encoding GntR family transcriptional regulator yields the protein MAEGIISDTENAYDQIRNRIFDGRLAPGQKISYRGLAGELGLGHMPVRTAIQLLAAEGLVEVVTKSGTYISQPTSQDLREIFEVRLALESTAAYLAARGGATEGLVRSADQLRLIVEQGTSDIMIEQRIGWVFHQEMFEAARNERLFTTYKILRAQTLALNELPREDAETVRRGTIEHLSIFDAIKEKDPESARRHMWNHIVDGTSARIKLIRANHESD from the coding sequence ATGGCTGAGGGCATTATTTCCGATACCGAAAACGCGTACGACCAGATTCGCAATCGAATCTTCGACGGCCGGCTTGCGCCTGGCCAGAAGATTTCGTACCGCGGGCTGGCCGGCGAACTGGGGCTGGGGCACATGCCGGTCCGTACCGCCATTCAGTTGCTGGCGGCGGAAGGGCTGGTCGAGGTGGTGACGAAGAGCGGCACCTATATCTCGCAACCCACGTCGCAGGATCTGCGCGAGATTTTCGAAGTGCGCCTCGCGCTCGAAAGCACGGCGGCCTACCTGGCGGCGCGCGGCGGTGCGACGGAAGGGCTCGTGCGCTCCGCGGATCAACTGCGCCTGATCGTCGAGCAGGGCACGAGCGACATCATGATCGAGCAGCGGATCGGCTGGGTGTTTCACCAGGAGATGTTCGAGGCCGCGCGGAATGAACGTCTGTTCACGACGTACAAGATATTGCGGGCTCAAACGCTGGCGCTCAATGAATTGCCGCGTGAGGATGCGGAAACGGTCAGACGGGGAACCATCGAACACCTGAGTATTTTTGACGCGATCAAGGAAAAGGATCCCGAGTCGGCGCGACGCCATATGTGGAACCACATCGTAGATGGTACCTCCGCGAGAATCAAACTTATTCGGGCCAATCATGAATCCGACTAA
- a CDS encoding purple acid phosphatase family protein, whose product MSTNQDHADPATPEEGRYVSRRGFLKLAGASGLATATGGLAAARAAGANPDGTPEQIHLTWGGDPSEEVVVSWATLAPALKPRVRVRAQHGDDSRSDARRGGAHWETVHGVQRTYTDGLNGDVVFTYHARLRGLRPDTSFQYEVTADNDSRAAAPFTACFRTAPRGRTPFRWTSYGDLATPNTAWVLSSTQSRFAVQAVEQFQPLFHLLNGDLCYANLNPAHQPDVWRDFGNNNQTSAALRPWMPCPGNHEIEFHNGAQGLDSYLARYTLPDNGTRFPGRWYSFRVGGVLFVSLDADDVVYQDAAAFVAGPNPLTPAASTGNPAIEPGTSFYVRGYSNGEQTRWLEAMLHHAARDHEIDWIVVQMHQDALSSSKVGNGSDKGIREAWLPLFDRYGVDLVLCGHDHDYERSYPVRGCNHHAGLDPLTGVVVDTLQPRPVVTSDPADGRFDTSRGTIHLILGGGGTSAPLDVYGVDQATGLPQARVFTKPNRPVPGSAPNTFVRAGADAVEDAIWSARRDTGTGYGIAVFDYEPGERGGETTITVRYYHAPGADQTPTAQYELFETIVLNKTRRG is encoded by the coding sequence ATGTCGACGAATCAAGATCATGCCGATCCCGCGACGCCCGAAGAGGGCCGTTATGTCTCGCGTCGCGGTTTCCTGAAGCTGGCGGGCGCGTCCGGTCTCGCGACCGCGACGGGCGGGCTTGCCGCCGCGCGCGCCGCGGGCGCGAATCCGGACGGCACGCCCGAGCAGATCCACCTGACCTGGGGCGGCGACCCGAGCGAGGAGGTCGTCGTGTCGTGGGCGACCCTCGCGCCGGCGCTCAAGCCGCGTGTGCGCGTGCGCGCCCAGCATGGCGACGACTCGCGTAGCGACGCCCGGCGCGGCGGCGCGCATTGGGAAACCGTGCACGGCGTGCAGCGCACCTACACCGACGGCCTGAACGGCGACGTGGTGTTCACCTATCACGCGCGGCTGCGTGGGCTGCGGCCGGACACGAGCTTCCAATACGAAGTCACCGCGGACAACGACAGCCGCGCCGCCGCGCCGTTCACCGCGTGCTTCCGCACGGCGCCGCGCGGGCGCACGCCGTTTCGCTGGACCAGCTACGGCGATCTGGCGACGCCGAACACCGCCTGGGTGCTGTCGTCGACGCAGAGCCGCTTCGCGGTGCAGGCGGTCGAGCAGTTCCAGCCGCTGTTTCACCTGCTGAACGGCGACCTGTGCTATGCGAACCTCAATCCGGCGCATCAGCCGGACGTGTGGCGCGACTTCGGCAACAACAACCAGACCTCGGCGGCCCTGCGCCCTTGGATGCCGTGCCCCGGCAACCACGAGATCGAATTCCACAACGGCGCGCAAGGCCTCGATTCGTATCTCGCGCGCTATACGCTGCCCGACAACGGCACGCGCTTCCCGGGCCGCTGGTACAGCTTCCGGGTCGGCGGCGTGCTGTTCGTGTCGCTCGACGCGGACGACGTCGTCTACCAGGATGCGGCCGCGTTCGTCGCCGGCCCGAATCCGCTGACACCGGCCGCGAGCACCGGCAATCCCGCGATCGAGCCCGGCACCTCGTTCTATGTGCGCGGCTACAGCAACGGCGAGCAGACCCGCTGGCTCGAAGCGATGCTGCATCATGCGGCGCGCGACCACGAGATCGACTGGATCGTGGTCCAGATGCACCAGGACGCGCTCAGTTCGTCGAAAGTGGGCAACGGCTCCGACAAGGGCATCCGGGAGGCGTGGCTGCCCCTGTTCGACCGGTATGGCGTCGATCTCGTGCTGTGCGGCCACGATCACGATTACGAACGCAGCTATCCGGTGCGCGGCTGCAATCACCACGCGGGGCTCGATCCGCTGACGGGCGTGGTGGTCGATACGCTGCAGCCGCGCCCCGTCGTCACGAGCGATCCCGCCGACGGCCGCTTCGACACGAGCCGGGGCACCATCCACCTGATCCTGGGCGGCGGCGGCACGAGCGCGCCGCTCGACGTATACGGCGTGGATCAGGCGACGGGCCTGCCGCAGGCGCGGGTCTTCACGAAGCCGAACCGGCCGGTGCCGGGCAGCGCGCCGAATACGTTCGTGCGCGCGGGCGCGGACGCGGTCGAGGATGCGATCTGGTCGGCGCGGCGCGACACGGGCACGGGCTACGGGATCGCGGTGTTCGACTACGAGCCGGGCGAGCGCGGCGGCGAGACCACGATCACGGTGCGCTACTACCACGCGCCGGGCGCGGACCAGACGCCGACCGCGCAGTACGAGCTGTTCGAGACGATCGTGCTCAACAAGACGCGACGCGGCTGA
- a CDS encoding HlyD family secretion protein has product MSSPAPESNPKANSKDSDTSTAARPSRRRLLIAAGIVALVVGGVWLARWWTVGRFIESTDDAYLQADSMTAAPKIAGYITDVYVADNQPVKVGDPLVRLDTRQYQVSLDQALATVDARRADIARAEAEIGQQRANLEQAGAQREVARVNARHAGDEVARYAPLVATGAETAERVASLTSTRDQARATLAANSAALDAARTQIASSTAALTQARAQLEAALANAAQARLDLDNTIVRSTLAGRVGDRTVRVGQYVQPGTRLLTVVPVERTYLVANFKETQVGRMRAGQPVELRVDALPGKTLHGVVDSFAPGTGAQFALLPPENATGNFTKIVQRVPVRIRLDTGAATRAVLVPGLSVTVDVDTRGARDDDARIDAENRRD; this is encoded by the coding sequence ATGTCGTCGCCCGCACCCGAATCAAATCCGAAAGCGAATAGTAAGGATTCCGACACAAGCACCGCCGCCCGCCCATCGCGCCGGCGGCTGCTGATCGCGGCCGGCATCGTCGCGCTGGTCGTCGGCGGGGTCTGGCTCGCACGCTGGTGGACGGTCGGCCGCTTCATCGAAAGCACCGACGACGCCTATCTGCAAGCCGACAGCATGACCGCCGCGCCGAAGATCGCCGGCTATATCACGGACGTCTACGTCGCCGACAACCAGCCCGTGAAGGTGGGCGACCCGCTCGTGCGCCTCGATACGCGTCAGTACCAGGTGTCGCTCGACCAGGCGCTCGCCACGGTCGACGCGCGTCGCGCAGACATCGCACGCGCCGAGGCCGAGATCGGCCAGCAGCGCGCCAATCTCGAACAGGCCGGCGCGCAGCGCGAGGTCGCGCGCGTCAATGCGCGGCACGCAGGCGACGAGGTCGCACGCTATGCGCCGCTCGTGGCGACGGGCGCCGAAACGGCCGAGCGGGTCGCCTCGCTGACCAGCACGCGCGACCAGGCCCGGGCGACGCTCGCGGCCAACAGCGCCGCGCTCGACGCCGCGCGCACGCAGATCGCGTCGAGCACCGCCGCGCTCACGCAGGCGCGCGCGCAGCTCGAAGCCGCGCTGGCCAACGCCGCGCAAGCGCGCCTCGATCTCGACAACACGATCGTGCGCAGCACGCTCGCGGGCCGGGTCGGCGACCGTACCGTCCGGGTCGGCCAATACGTGCAGCCCGGCACGCGGCTCTTGACCGTCGTGCCGGTCGAGCGCACCTATCTGGTCGCGAACTTCAAGGAGACCCAGGTCGGCCGCATGCGCGCCGGCCAGCCTGTCGAGCTGCGCGTCGACGCGCTGCCGGGCAAGACCCTGCACGGCGTGGTCGACAGCTTCGCGCCGGGCACCGGCGCGCAGTTCGCGCTGCTGCCGCCCGAGAACGCAACCGGCAACTTCACCAAGATCGTGCAGCGGGTGCCCGTGCGGATCCGCCTCGACACCGGCGCAGCGACGCGCGCCGTGCTGGTGCCGGGCTTGTCCGTGACGGTCGACGTCGATACGCGCGGCGCGCGCGACGACGACGCGCGCATCGACGCGGAGAACCGCCGTGACTGA
- a CDS encoding CerR family C-terminal domain-containing protein → MKEAKKLRRSTAGGYARGDETRQRIIDAALELFGEHGFEGASTRDIAARAGVNAPALQYYFENKLGVYCACIESLADQVWMHFVPAVQRAWAVLNAPETDVEELIEAFVGIQRAMAGKIFETPGTPNQRMLFAREQSGYEPESASQILMQRVRRPLNEVTCALIARVTGEAPNATVTRIRMFSLHGQLTIFHVARRSTLEMLGWREYDAEHAALIVETVCAQSRALLLQWHRERGAAMPVPAVRRRRAAR, encoded by the coding sequence ATGAAGGAAGCGAAGAAGCTGCGCCGTTCGACGGCAGGCGGTTATGCGCGCGGCGACGAGACGCGCCAGCGCATCATCGACGCCGCGCTCGAGCTGTTCGGCGAGCACGGCTTCGAGGGCGCATCGACGCGCGACATCGCCGCGCGCGCCGGGGTCAATGCGCCCGCCTTGCAGTACTACTTCGAGAACAAGCTGGGCGTGTATTGCGCCTGCATCGAATCACTCGCGGATCAGGTGTGGATGCATTTCGTGCCCGCGGTGCAGCGCGCCTGGGCGGTGCTGAATGCGCCCGAGACGGACGTGGAGGAATTGATCGAGGCGTTCGTGGGGATCCAGCGGGCGATGGCGGGCAAGATCTTCGAGACCCCGGGCACGCCGAACCAGCGCATGCTGTTCGCGCGCGAACAGTCGGGCTACGAGCCCGAGAGCGCGAGCCAGATCCTGATGCAGCGGGTGCGGCGGCCGCTCAACGAAGTGACCTGCGCACTGATCGCGCGCGTGACGGGCGAGGCGCCCAACGCAACCGTCACGCGGATCCGCATGTTCAGCTTGCACGGACAACTGACGATTTTCCACGTCGCGCGGCGCTCGACGCTCGAGATGCTCGGCTGGCGCGAATACGACGCCGAACACGCCGCGCTGATCGTGGAGACGGTGTGCGCGCAAAGCCGCGCGCTGCTGCTGCAATGGCATCGCGAACGCGGCGCCGCGATGCCCGTTCCCGCCGTGCGCCGACGCCGGGCGGCGCGCTGA
- a CDS encoding ATP-binding protein, whose amino-acid sequence MPAMHPSTYHSIRRYQRMSLLGGGVVVTLLVLVASALGAASILYAHVESTRYDFLLGKEQVVNDIKISETTFRHGLAQAELAWREGAAAARVDAFHRDGLRAALHPYPAWVFGVPGEVGDRRAAARYLGLSTELARICAARSSSRGERLEGYHYSLLGGLFSMAPLAGWPGASAPEARARALDALRVPFADASARRPGEGSKVYWLPPFRNPVTQALRIRLAARAYDGDAPFAVLVAEYPPRYLLSWLGDHRFDGVFLIATDGGGLVVADPRIEADAPLVKRLVGGAPRDAREWNHPRWRDGFVVFTGRLADTGWSITYALSWRAFAAGVAPQLLGLAAATLLVLAVMWALLLVLHRRVLMPLHERLRRVFDSERLCRRVIETAPVGLGLISCAARRFMLRSVALDALSGRLAGGERRLGGEVMRCYDASGAARFEAGTVYDDIVVEQTDGVALHLTMAVRCARYQGEAVLIAAFVDVTEKLGLVRQLEAAARAADAANAAKSSFLAAMSHEIRTPLNVMLGNLELLDRTPLDDAQRDRLGTLKATPRGLLAIVSDILDFSKIEAGAMPVEMIDFEIADVLEHGLIGFAPMARAKGLPLYCRFEMSVTQRMRGDPTRLAQLMGNLLGNAIKFTEAGAITVRATIETRAAHDDAFVLSVEDTGIGMSAEEQRLLFKAFSQVDSSIARRDGGTGLGLALCERIVVAMGGVIEVASEPGVGSCFTIRLPLRAERVTDARSFADETVLLAGEPVWRDFVSDHLRAWGLRVLVDDGGPPPGAVRALLQFGAPFDRASRGRLAARAQVIVCTGDGPARPHGDAQGVNVSRYALRGIQAALRDVLAAPVRRSSPPARANDALRVLVRDDGSISSRLYCEQLEALGCTVRGVSRAVEILELLSVQSWDALVLETDLPDMSVCALSAALRRERMRCVVMVVTADAAPADIERYLAAGVAKVFVKPVTLEHFHAALHGVARLSGARAPMRGDGGAGHAPAAQDE is encoded by the coding sequence ATGCCCGCCATGCACCCGAGCACCTATCACTCGATTCGCCGCTATCAGCGCATGTCGCTGCTCGGCGGGGGCGTCGTCGTCACGTTGCTCGTCCTGGTGGCGAGCGCGCTCGGCGCGGCGTCGATCCTGTACGCGCATGTCGAATCCACGCGGTACGATTTCCTGCTGGGCAAGGAGCAGGTCGTCAATGACATCAAGATCAGCGAGACCACGTTCCGCCATGGCCTCGCGCAAGCCGAGCTGGCGTGGCGGGAAGGCGCCGCCGCCGCGCGCGTCGACGCGTTTCATCGCGACGGCCTGAGGGCGGCGCTGCATCCGTATCCGGCGTGGGTGTTCGGGGTGCCCGGGGAGGTAGGCGATCGTCGCGCCGCGGCGCGCTACCTGGGCCTGTCGACCGAGCTTGCGCGGATCTGCGCCGCGCGTTCATCGAGTCGCGGCGAGCGCCTGGAGGGGTATCACTACAGTCTGCTCGGTGGATTGTTTTCGATGGCGCCGCTCGCGGGCTGGCCCGGCGCGTCGGCACCCGAGGCCCGGGCCCGTGCGCTCGACGCGTTGCGCGTGCCGTTCGCCGATGCGTCGGCGCGGCGCCCGGGCGAAGGTTCGAAGGTGTACTGGCTGCCGCCGTTCCGGAATCCCGTCACGCAGGCGCTGCGCATCCGACTCGCGGCCCGCGCCTATGACGGCGATGCGCCGTTCGCGGTGCTGGTCGCCGAGTATCCGCCGCGGTACCTGCTGTCCTGGCTGGGCGATCACCGGTTCGACGGCGTGTTCCTGATCGCGACCGACGGGGGCGGGCTGGTCGTCGCGGATCCGCGGATCGAGGCGGATGCGCCGCTGGTCAAGCGGCTGGTCGGCGGCGCGCCGCGCGACGCCCGGGAATGGAACCACCCGCGCTGGCGGGACGGCTTTGTCGTGTTCACGGGCCGCCTCGCCGACACCGGCTGGTCGATCACCTACGCGCTGTCGTGGCGCGCGTTCGCGGCCGGCGTCGCGCCGCAGCTTCTTGGCCTCGCCGCCGCGACGCTGCTGGTTCTCGCGGTGATGTGGGCGCTGCTGCTGGTGCTCCACCGACGCGTGCTGATGCCGCTGCACGAACGTTTGCGGCGGGTGTTCGACAGCGAGCGGCTGTGCCGGCGCGTGATCGAGACGGCGCCCGTCGGGCTCGGCCTGATTTCCTGCGCGGCGCGGCGCTTCATGTTGCGCAGCGTCGCGCTCGACGCGTTGAGCGGCCGGCTGGCGGGCGGCGAGCGGCGGCTCGGCGGCGAGGTGATGCGATGCTACGACGCGTCCGGCGCGGCCCGGTTCGAGGCCGGTACGGTGTACGACGACATCGTGGTCGAGCAGACCGACGGTGTGGCGCTGCATCTGACGATGGCCGTGCGTTGCGCGCGCTACCAGGGCGAGGCGGTGCTGATCGCGGCATTCGTCGACGTGACCGAGAAGCTGGGTCTCGTCCGGCAGTTGGAGGCGGCGGCGCGCGCCGCTGACGCCGCGAATGCGGCGAAATCGTCGTTTCTCGCGGCGATGAGCCACGAGATTCGCACGCCGCTCAACGTGATGCTCGGCAACCTCGAGCTGCTCGACCGCACGCCGCTCGACGACGCGCAGCGCGACCGGCTCGGCACGCTGAAAGCCACCCCGCGCGGATTGCTCGCGATCGTCAGCGACATCCTCGATTTCTCGAAGATCGAAGCGGGCGCGATGCCGGTCGAGATGATCGATTTCGAGATCGCCGACGTGCTCGAGCACGGGCTGATCGGCTTCGCGCCGATGGCGAGAGCGAAGGGGCTGCCCTTGTACTGTCGGTTCGAAATGAGCGTCACGCAGCGCATGCGCGGCGATCCGACGCGGCTCGCGCAGTTGATGGGCAACCTGCTCGGCAATGCGATCAAGTTTACCGAGGCGGGCGCCATCACGGTTCGCGCGACGATCGAGACGCGCGCGGCTCATGACGACGCCTTCGTGCTGTCGGTCGAGGATACCGGCATCGGCATGTCCGCGGAGGAGCAGCGGCTGTTGTTCAAGGCGTTCTCGCAGGTCGATTCGTCGATCGCGCGGCGCGACGGCGGCACCGGCCTCGGGCTCGCGCTGTGCGAGCGGATCGTGGTTGCGATGGGGGGCGTGATCGAGGTGGCGAGCGAGCCGGGAGTCGGCAGTTGTTTCACGATCCGGCTGCCGCTTCGGGCGGAGCGCGTGACGGATGCGCGAAGCTTCGCCGACGAAACCGTATTGCTCGCGGGCGAGCCCGTGTGGCGCGACTTCGTGTCTGACCATCTGCGCGCGTGGGGCCTGCGGGTCCTCGTCGATGACGGTGGCCCGCCACCCGGCGCGGTGCGGGCGTTGCTGCAGTTCGGCGCGCCGTTTGATCGCGCGTCGCGCGGCAGGCTGGCGGCGCGCGCGCAGGTCATCGTCTGCACTGGCGACGGACCGGCGCGGCCGCACGGCGATGCACAAGGCGTCAACGTGTCGCGCTACGCGCTGCGCGGCATCCAGGCCGCCTTGCGGGATGTGCTGGCCGCGCCAGTCCGGCGCAGCAGCCCGCCTGCCCGCGCGAACGATGCGCTGCGAGTGCTGGTGCGTGACGACGGGTCGATCAGCAGCCGTCTCTATTGCGAACAGCTCGAAGCGCTCGGCTGCACGGTGCGCGGCGTTTCGCGCGCCGTGGAAATCCTGGAGTTGCTGTCGGTCCAGTCCTGGGACGCGCTTGTGCTCGAAACGGATCTGCCCGACATGTCGGTGTGCGCGTTGTCCGCCGCGCTGCGGCGCGAGCGGATGCGGTGCGTGGTGATGGTCGTGACCGCGGACGCGGCGCCGGCCGATATCGAGCGCTACCTGGCGGCCGGGGTGGCAAAGGTATTCGTCAAACCCGTGACGCTCGAGCATTTCCACGCGGCGCTGCACGGCGTCGCGCGCCTGTCCGGCGCGCGTGCGCCCATGCGTGGCGATGGGGGGGCGGGGCACGCGCCGGCCGCGCAGGATGAATGA